The Longimicrobium sp. genome has a segment encoding these proteins:
- a CDS encoding L,D-transpeptidase — translation MEKEFRPRRPDSIPERRDYTPKGRLRRIYHNYRGASLTLVLAVLVAAGLFAATSAWAVNERLTRRVTEMTYLKDTRSLEYVRQKEAELVRQAAERERALAKREEEIAPKDRPYLVVSLAEKRVLYLKGQDTLYKAPVAVGSGKTLVMGGVTKRFVTPRGRMAITHKELDPIWVPPNWHYIEYARKTGRGIIDMSNASPGALAGYPAGRVPVRGGSVIIPPWGSPQRAHKGVLGVAKLEMYDGYYFHGTDDESSIGTNASHGCIRMRKADILWMYKNVPVGTQVYIY, via the coding sequence ATGGAAAAGGAATTCAGGCCCCGCAGGCCCGACAGCATCCCCGAGCGGCGCGACTACACGCCCAAGGGCCGGCTGCGCCGCATCTACCACAACTATCGCGGCGCGTCGCTGACGCTGGTGCTGGCCGTGCTGGTGGCCGCCGGGCTGTTCGCGGCCACGTCGGCATGGGCGGTCAACGAGCGCCTGACGCGCCGCGTGACCGAGATGACGTACCTGAAGGACACGCGCTCGCTGGAGTACGTGCGGCAGAAGGAGGCCGAGCTGGTGCGCCAGGCCGCCGAGCGCGAGCGGGCGCTGGCCAAGCGCGAGGAAGAGATCGCCCCGAAGGACCGGCCTTACCTGGTGGTGAGCCTGGCCGAAAAGCGGGTGCTGTACCTGAAGGGGCAGGACACGCTGTACAAGGCCCCCGTGGCGGTGGGGTCGGGCAAGACACTGGTGATGGGCGGAGTCACCAAGCGGTTCGTCACGCCCCGCGGCCGCATGGCCATCACCCACAAGGAGCTGGACCCCATCTGGGTTCCGCCCAACTGGCACTACATCGAGTACGCCCGGAAGACGGGGCGCGGCATCATCGACATGAGCAACGCCTCGCCGGGCGCGCTGGCCGGGTACCCGGCCGGGCGGGTGCCGGTGCGCGGCGGCAGCGTCATCATTCCGCCCTGGGGCAGCCCGCAGCGGGCGCACAAGGGGGTGCTGGGGGTAGCCAAGCTGGAGATGTACGACGGCTACTACTTCCACGGCACCGACGACGAGTCGTCCATCGGCACCAACGCCAGCCACGGCTGCATCCGCATGCGCAAGGCCGACATCCTGTGGATGTACAAGAACGTGCCGGTCGGCACGCAGGTGTACATCTACTAA